In a single window of the Acetivibrio clariflavus DSM 19732 genome:
- a CDS encoding SMI1/KNR4 family protein, with protein MDYKEKILRLIQDYGEEDDFTGGSNSADILKVEEMLGLKLPKSYKWFIENYGHGGINGVEVYGISKADIPSCVRHTNNYRQYGLPVDLVVIENCDEWLYCIDTGKMVDDECPIVRWDKNSKSTFLSFNNFYEYLYNRFNDNID; from the coding sequence ATGGATTACAAAGAAAAGATTCTAAGATTAATACAAGACTATGGCGAAGAAGATGATTTTACAGGTGGCTCAAATAGTGCTGACATACTTAAAGTTGAAGAAATGTTAGGGCTTAAACTTCCAAAAAGCTATAAATGGTTTATTGAAAATTATGGTCATGGGGGCATTAACGGTGTAGAAGTATACGGTATATCAAAAGCAGATATCCCTTCATGTGTAAGGCATACAAACAACTATAGACAGTACGGATTACCAGTAGACCTTGTTGTAATAGAAAATTGTGACGAATGGCTATACTGCATAGATACTGGAAAAATGGTTGATGATGAATGTCCAATAGTGCGCTGGGATAAAAATAGTAAATCTACATTTTTAAGCTTTAACAATTTTTACGAATATTTATATAACAGATTTAATGATAATATTGATTGA
- the tnpA gene encoding IS200/IS605 family transposase — translation MANKEHSLARTKWMCKYHIVFTPKYRRKIIYNQYKQSIREIIKQLCKYKGVEIIEGHLMPDHIHMLVSIPPKMSVSSFMGYLKGKSALMIFDRHANLKYKFGNRHFWAEGYYVSTVGLNEATIKKYIQEQYKHDIMIDKLSVKEYEDPFKG, via the coding sequence ATGGCAAACAAAGAACACAGTTTAGCACGAACTAAATGGATGTGTAAATATCATATAGTATTTACACCTAAGTATAGACGAAAAATAATTTATAATCAATACAAACAAAGTATAAGGGAAATAATAAAACAACTATGCAAATATAAAGGAGTCGAGATAATAGAAGGACATTTGATGCCAGACCATATACATATGTTAGTAAGCATACCACCCAAAATGAGTGTATCAAGCTTTATGGGATACTTGAAAGGGAAAAGTGCACTTATGATATTTGATAGACATGCAAACTTAAAATATAAGTTTGGGAACAGACACTTTTGGGCGGAAGGATACTATGTAAGTACAGTAGGACTAAATGAAGCAACAATTAAGAAATACATACAAGAGCAATATAAACATGACATAATGATAGATAAGTTAAGTGTGAAAGAGTATGAAGACCCCTTTAAGGGGTAG
- a CDS encoding transposase, translating to MNRQEISVEKLLNIIEEKERRIAELEQQVQWFMEQIRLSKHKQFGVSSEQTKIEQINLFNEEEETHNLAITEQERIEVKVHYCKRTRITTDKLPEDLPVEVIEHKLPEKECICLECGSELHTMGKETRDELKIIPAKAVIVRHIRHVYSCRNCEETSDHTPIVKADIPEPVIKGSFASPETIAHIATQKFMMGSPLYRQEQEWKQNGIEISRQTMSNNQSLS from the coding sequence ATGAATAGACAAGAAATTTCAGTAGAAAAATTACTTAATATAATTGAAGAAAAGGAACGAAGGATAGCTGAATTGGAACAACAAGTCCAATGGTTTATGGAACAAATACGCCTTTCAAAGCATAAACAATTCGGTGTATCCAGTGAACAAACAAAGATTGAACAAATCAATCTTTTTAACGAAGAGGAAGAGACTCATAATTTAGCTATTACCGAGCAAGAAAGGATAGAAGTAAAAGTTCATTACTGTAAGAGAACACGTATAACAACAGATAAACTTCCTGAAGATTTACCGGTGGAGGTAATAGAGCACAAGTTACCCGAAAAGGAATGTATTTGCCTGGAATGCGGTAGTGAATTGCATACAATGGGAAAGGAAACTCGTGATGAGTTGAAGATTATTCCGGCAAAAGCGGTAATAGTGCGTCATATTAGGCATGTTTATTCATGCCGGAACTGTGAAGAAACTTCAGACCATACTCCCATTGTAAAGGCAGATATACCGGAACCGGTCATAAAGGGAAGTTTTGCATCACCTGAGACAATTGCCCATATAGCTACACAAAAATTCATGATGGGGTCTCCCTTATATCGTCAGGAGCAGGAATGGAAACAAAATGGCATTGAGATATCAAGGCAGACAATGTCAAATAATCAAAGCCTATCATAG
- the tnpB gene encoding IS66 family insertion sequence element accessory protein TnpB (TnpB, as the term is used for proteins encoded by IS66 family insertion elements, is considered an accessory protein, since TnpC, encoded by a neighboring gene, is a DDE family transposase.), translating to MIRWNEKPVYLCGRYTDMRKSINGLITLVQESFSLDPFMNVLFVFCNRGRNRIKILEWDGDGFWLYFKRLERGRFRWPTEEDSTTMLLDVNELACLIDSARLEKKLRRKEVLERQIS from the coding sequence ATGATAAGATGGAATGAAAAACCAGTGTATCTTTGCGGAAGATATACGGATATGAGGAAATCTATCAACGGATTAATAACACTGGTACAAGAAAGTTTCTCACTTGATCCGTTTATGAATGTACTGTTTGTGTTCTGTAACAGAGGGAGAAACAGGATAAAAATCCTTGAATGGGATGGAGATGGGTTTTGGCTGTACTTTAAGAGGCTAGAACGAGGGCGATTTCGCTGGCCAACAGAAGAAGATTCAACCACAATGCTTCTTGATGTAAACGAATTAGCTTGTCTTATTGATAGTGCCAGATTAGAGAAAAAGCTCAGGAGAAAGGAAGTTTTAGAGCGTCAAATTTCGTAA